One Verrucomicrobiota bacterium DNA segment encodes these proteins:
- the argF gene encoding ornithine carbamoyltransferase, whose translation MRNFLSIEQLGEGDLRELLEASQTFKATRTTKPQSLLSGQTWALLFNKPSTRTRVSFEVGLRELGASAMFLAPQDIQLGRGEPITDTARVLGRMAHGAIIRTFAQADLETFAEFSGLPTINALTDEEHPCQIVADLFTIRERRKTVEDMTVCFLGDGDCNVARSWMWAAERLGFALRVAAPSGYQPSPEFKNRLANSNISFNEDPAAAAAGADVLYTDVWVSMGREAEGAERLRELAPYQLNDDLLAQARPGALVLHCLPAYRGKEITEAILERHARTIFDQAENRLHAQKAILQWVVK comes from the coding sequence ATGCGGAACTTCTTATCGATCGAACAACTCGGTGAAGGCGATCTCCGGGAGTTGCTGGAGGCAAGCCAGACCTTCAAGGCGACGCGCACCACCAAACCGCAAAGCCTGCTGAGCGGGCAAACGTGGGCGCTGCTATTTAACAAACCGTCGACGCGAACGCGCGTGAGCTTCGAGGTCGGCTTGCGCGAGTTGGGGGCGAGCGCGATGTTCCTTGCGCCGCAGGACATCCAACTCGGGCGCGGCGAACCGATCACCGATACCGCCCGCGTGCTCGGCCGGATGGCGCACGGGGCGATCATTCGCACGTTTGCACAAGCTGACCTGGAAACGTTTGCCGAATTCAGCGGGCTGCCGACGATCAACGCCCTTACGGACGAGGAGCATCCCTGCCAGATTGTGGCGGACCTGTTCACCATCCGGGAACGGCGCAAAACGGTCGAGGACATGACCGTCTGTTTCCTGGGCGATGGCGATTGCAACGTGGCGCGATCATGGATGTGGGCGGCGGAACGCCTCGGCTTCGCGCTGCGGGTCGCCGCCCCCAGCGGCTACCAGCCTTCGCCTGAGTTCAAGAACCGGCTGGCCAACTCGAATATCAGCTTCAACGAGGATCCGGCCGCTGCTGCCGCCGGAGCAGACGTTCTCTATACCGATGTCTGGGTAAGCATGGGACGTGAGGCGGAAGGCGCTGAGCGGCTTCGCGAATTGGCGCCCTATCAGCTTAACGACGACTTGCTCGCGCAGGCGCGCCCGGGCGCCCTGGTGTTGCATTGCCTGCCGGCGTACCGGGGCAAGGAAATCACGGAAGCGATTCTTGAGCGGCACGCCCGGACGATCTTCGACCAGGCTGAGAACCGCCTCCACGCGCAAAAAGCAATTCTGCAGTGGGTGGTGAAATAA
- a CDS encoding aspartate aminotransferase family protein, producing the protein MEDTRQLFAQYVVPNYGRYDLVLVRGEGPRVWDENGKSYLDFGAGIAVSTLGHKHPRLLEAITTQAAQLIHTSNLYYTRPQGELARRLVNLIGLPGKVFFSNSGAEANEALIKVARKFGNECAGPGGDETPRYEIITFERSFHGRTMAGISATGQEKVKVGFGPLLAGFRHVPYNDLEAVREAITPQTAGVLVEVVQGEGGIHVATPEFLRGLRALCDEHHLLLMFDEIQCGLGRVGSWAAWRPVAPDVDPDAVSWAKGIGGGFPLGATWFRAKPLKRRGGSEIALCDLLQPGTHGTTFGGTPLACAASLAVLQTIEEEDLLGNVNRLGAYAVERLRRLDGIKEVRGFGLMLGLELDARFQRPETQPGGKMAAQRVVTRLMENGLLAVPAGPAVIRLLPPLNVRQDEMDQALDILGRTLREG; encoded by the coding sequence ATGGAGGATACCCGACAGCTTTTCGCGCAGTACGTCGTGCCGAACTACGGGCGCTATGACCTCGTCCTGGTACGTGGCGAGGGCCCGCGCGTCTGGGATGAAAACGGAAAATCGTACCTCGATTTCGGGGCGGGCATCGCCGTTTCGACCTTGGGGCACAAGCATCCGCGGCTCCTCGAGGCCATCACCACGCAGGCGGCGCAACTCATTCACACTTCCAACCTGTACTACACCCGGCCTCAGGGTGAGCTGGCACGGCGCCTCGTGAACCTGATCGGCCTTCCCGGCAAGGTTTTCTTTTCCAACAGCGGCGCGGAGGCCAATGAAGCGCTGATCAAAGTTGCGCGGAAATTCGGCAACGAATGTGCGGGACCCGGCGGGGACGAGACGCCGCGTTATGAAATCATCACCTTCGAGCGCTCGTTTCACGGTCGCACCATGGCCGGTATATCTGCGACCGGCCAGGAAAAGGTTAAAGTCGGGTTTGGCCCGCTTCTCGCCGGGTTTCGGCATGTGCCGTACAATGACCTCGAGGCGGTCCGGGAAGCCATCACCCCGCAAACGGCGGGGGTGTTGGTCGAGGTTGTACAGGGCGAGGGTGGAATCCACGTGGCAACGCCTGAGTTCCTGAGGGGCCTGCGGGCCCTTTGTGACGAGCATCACCTCTTGTTGATGTTTGACGAAATTCAGTGCGGCCTCGGCCGGGTCGGATCCTGGGCGGCCTGGAGACCGGTCGCCCCTGACGTCGATCCGGATGCGGTGAGCTGGGCCAAGGGGATCGGCGGCGGTTTCCCGCTGGGAGCGACCTGGTTCAGGGCAAAACCGCTGAAACGGCGGGGCGGCTCGGAGATCGCGCTCTGCGACCTGCTGCAGCCTGGAACCCACGGCACCACGTTCGGCGGCACGCCCCTGGCCTGCGCGGCGTCGCTGGCGGTGCTCCAGACCATCGAGGAAGAGGATTTGCTTGGGAACGTGAATCGCCTGGGTGCTTACGCCGTGGAGCGGCTCCGCCGGCTCGACGGAATCAAAGAGGTCCGCGGCTTCGGTCTGATGCTGGGCCTGGAACTGGATGCTCGTTTTCAACGGCCGGAAACCCAGCCGGGCGGCAAGATGGCGGCACAGCGGGTCGTGACCCGGCTGATGGAAAACGGTCTGCTGGCGGTTCCGGCCGGGCCGGCGGTCATACGTTTGCTGCCGCCCCTGAACGTACGGCAGGACGAGATGGATCAGGCGCTGGATATCCTCGGGCGAACCCTTCGCGAAGGGTAA
- the argB gene encoding acetylglutamate kinase gives MYHRTELERAEVLLEALPFIQRFRGQTFVIKYGGSAMEDEHLVERLLRDVVFLEAVGVNPVLVHGGGKAISQKMREAGQAPRFVSGLRVTDATAIKIVEEVLDRVIRPKIVDTMASFGGRAEGFSGRDVFVARKLPPQIDGKQLVDVGFVGEVVSLRLDGVREGIERGVVPVISPIGETEDGVVLNVNADVAAGAMAGALRAAKMIFVSDVLGVMRDVKDPNSLIPTVTRENAARLIADEIIEGGMIPKVQSAVAALGQGVGKVHLIDGRVPHALLLEMFTTRGIGTEIVA, from the coding sequence ATGTACCATCGAACCGAGCTTGAAAGGGCCGAGGTTTTACTGGAAGCGTTGCCGTTCATCCAGCGTTTCCGGGGTCAAACGTTCGTGATCAAGTACGGCGGCAGTGCAATGGAGGATGAGCACCTGGTCGAACGGCTGCTGCGAGACGTGGTATTTCTTGAGGCGGTCGGCGTCAACCCGGTTCTGGTCCATGGCGGCGGAAAGGCGATTTCCCAAAAAATGCGCGAGGCAGGCCAGGCGCCCCGGTTCGTTTCCGGCCTGCGGGTGACCGATGCTACCGCGATCAAGATCGTCGAGGAGGTGCTCGACCGGGTGATCCGGCCGAAAATCGTTGATACGATGGCTTCCTTCGGCGGCCGCGCCGAAGGGTTTTCGGGCCGCGACGTTTTCGTCGCGCGGAAACTGCCGCCGCAAATTGACGGCAAGCAACTGGTAGACGTCGGATTTGTGGGTGAAGTCGTTTCGTTGCGTCTGGACGGGGTCCGGGAAGGGATCGAACGCGGCGTCGTCCCGGTGATCTCGCCGATCGGCGAAACCGAAGATGGGGTGGTTTTGAACGTAAACGCCGACGTGGCCGCCGGAGCCATGGCCGGTGCCTTGCGCGCGGCGAAGATGATTTTTGTCAGCGACGTCCTTGGCGTGATGCGTGACGTCAAAGATCCTAACTCCTTGATCCCGACGGTGACTCGGGAAAACGCTGCGCGCCTGATCGCCGATGAAATCATCGAAGGCGGGATGATTCCCAAGGTGCAGTCGGCCGTGGCCGCGTTGGGCCAGGGCGTCGGAAAAGTGCACCTGATCGATGGCCGGGTTCCGCACGCGCTCCTCCTGGAGATGTTTACAACCAGGGGAATCGGCACCGAGATCGTCGCGTAA